A single genomic interval of Neochlamydia sp. AcF84 harbors:
- the polA gene encoding DNA polymerase I, which translates to MNDIYIIDASGYIYRSYFAIRNITNHQGESTNALFGFIRSVSKLIIDFKPYHLVAVFDGPRSINARASIYADYKAHRPDMPPDLLYQIQWAREYCALRGIPILNIPEVEADDTMGSIAVWASQQQQAKAYICTSDKDMCQLVNDQVFILNTFKDNLIMGAKEIEATYGVPPHKIIDFLAITGDASDNIPGLSGFGPKTASALLQQFGSLEYILAHPEEIPGKKKQEIIIQEAEKALLSKQLVTVNTHVNIPREESFYRLISCQKEQLKSFYISKNFNSLLKELEKEIPSSNPLGLSASEEQVSYQCVDDEESLSALVDELMLQKEICFDTETTSIHALKAELVGIGLCYQPLQAWYVPVNGQLGLEKVIQTLKPLFENSSIGFYGHNVKYDLHVLSLYGIQVANITFDTILASYLLNSHRRQHSLDTLSLEYFGKVKIAIHSLIGKGKKAISMREVPIEQVFAYCCEDVDFTCRLKKVLKKQLQKRKLYSLLDNIELPLLKVLLKMERLGIYLDKEFLKNLSIKVTAQIRVLEKEIYLMAGEEFNLNSPKQMSDILFNKLGIQPPKKTATGNSTSAEVLEFLQHQYPIASKLMEYRMLEKLRSTYVETLPLEVNPKTHRIHCTFNQSVAATGRLSCQDPNLQNIPVRTEWGIQIRQAFRPEKSGWSFLAADYSQIELRLLAHLSEDPTLLEAFQSNQDIHLRTAAAIFNVPLEQVTKEMRYQAKTVNFGVIYGQGPFGLSQTLGIDVKDAKLFIEMYFKQYSKVKEYLESVKESVRKLGKAVTLTGRERLIPEINSKNMQIRAAAERLAVNAPIQGTAADLIKLAMIQINERLHKERKLGYMVIQIHDELIFELPDFEILSIEPMVREIMQNVFKLKVPLIVDISIGKNWKEC; encoded by the coding sequence ATGAATGACATTTATATCATTGATGCATCGGGCTATATCTATCGTTCTTATTTTGCTATTCGAAATATTACAAATCACCAAGGAGAATCCACTAATGCCTTATTTGGCTTTATTCGTTCGGTCTCAAAGCTAATTATTGATTTTAAGCCTTATCATTTAGTAGCCGTATTTGATGGCCCTCGCAGCATCAATGCACGAGCCAGTATCTATGCAGACTATAAAGCCCATCGGCCAGATATGCCTCCTGACCTTCTTTATCAAATCCAATGGGCAAGAGAATACTGTGCGCTACGAGGCATCCCTATTTTAAATATTCCGGAAGTAGAGGCTGATGATACAATGGGCAGTATTGCAGTATGGGCCTCTCAACAACAACAAGCCAAGGCCTATATTTGCACAAGCGATAAAGATATGTGCCAGCTAGTAAATGATCAAGTCTTTATCCTTAATACTTTTAAAGATAATCTAATCATGGGAGCCAAAGAAATTGAAGCAACTTATGGAGTGCCTCCTCATAAAATTATTGATTTTTTAGCTATAACAGGTGATGCCTCTGATAATATTCCGGGCCTTTCAGGATTTGGCCCCAAAACTGCCTCAGCACTTTTACAGCAATTTGGCTCGTTGGAATACATCCTGGCCCACCCAGAAGAAATTCCCGGTAAAAAAAAACAAGAAATCATCATTCAAGAAGCTGAAAAAGCTCTTCTTAGCAAGCAACTTGTTACAGTTAACACACATGTAAATATCCCTCGCGAAGAGAGCTTCTATCGCTTGATTTCCTGCCAGAAAGAGCAGCTAAAAAGCTTTTACATCAGTAAAAACTTTAACTCTTTGCTTAAAGAATTAGAAAAAGAAATACCCTCCTCGAACCCTCTTGGATTAAGTGCAAGCGAAGAACAAGTATCCTATCAGTGCGTAGATGATGAAGAGAGCTTAAGCGCTCTTGTAGATGAACTCATGCTTCAAAAAGAAATCTGCTTTGACACAGAAACGACATCGATACATGCCTTAAAAGCCGAACTGGTAGGCATAGGTCTATGTTACCAACCTTTACAAGCATGGTATGTGCCTGTCAATGGTCAACTGGGCCTTGAAAAAGTAATTCAGACTTTAAAACCTCTTTTTGAAAATTCTTCTATTGGCTTTTATGGCCACAATGTTAAATACGACCTTCATGTATTGAGCCTTTACGGCATTCAAGTGGCCAACATAACCTTTGATACTATCTTGGCCTCTTATTTGCTTAACTCGCACAGGCGCCAACATTCTCTTGACACCCTTTCTTTAGAATATTTTGGTAAGGTGAAGATAGCCATCCATTCATTAATCGGGAAAGGCAAAAAAGCAATCTCCATGCGTGAAGTGCCGATTGAACAAGTCTTTGCCTATTGCTGTGAAGATGTAGATTTCACATGCCGTCTTAAGAAAGTATTGAAAAAGCAGCTGCAGAAAAGAAAATTATATTCTTTATTAGATAATATTGAGCTACCCCTTCTTAAAGTTTTGCTAAAGATGGAACGTCTAGGAATATATTTAGACAAAGAATTTTTAAAGAATCTTTCCATAAAGGTTACTGCGCAAATTAGGGTGCTTGAAAAAGAAATTTATTTAATGGCAGGAGAGGAATTTAATTTAAACTCTCCTAAGCAAATGAGCGATATTCTTTTTAACAAGCTAGGCATACAGCCTCCCAAAAAGACTGCCACAGGCAATTCTACCAGTGCCGAAGTTTTAGAATTTCTTCAACATCAATACCCTATTGCTAGTAAATTGATGGAATATCGCATGCTAGAAAAGCTGCGCTCCACCTATGTAGAAACTCTACCCTTAGAAGTTAACCCTAAAACTCATCGCATCCATTGTACCTTTAATCAATCTGTAGCTGCTACAGGCAGGCTATCCTGCCAAGATCCTAACCTGCAAAATATTCCTGTGCGCACCGAGTGGGGCATTCAAATAAGGCAAGCATTCCGACCTGAAAAATCAGGGTGGAGCTTCTTGGCTGCAGATTATTCGCAGATTGAACTGCGTCTTCTTGCTCATTTAAGTGAAGATCCTACCCTTCTAGAAGCTTTCCAAAGCAATCAAGATATTCATCTAAGAACCGCTGCAGCAATTTTTAATGTCCCCCTGGAACAAGTGACAAAAGAGATGAGATATCAAGCTAAAACAGTAAATTTTGGAGTCATTTACGGCCAAGGCCCTTTTGGGCTTTCCCAAACATTAGGGATTGATGTCAAAGATGCTAAGCTTTTTATTGAGATGTATTTTAAACAATATAGCAAGGTTAAAGAATACCTAGAATCCGTTAAAGAATCGGTACGTAAATTAGGAAAAGCAGTCACTCTTACGGGCCGCGAAAGACTTATTCCAGAAATTAATAGTAAAAACATGCAGATCCGGGCAGCAGCAGAACGGCTTGCTGTCAATGCACCTATCCAAGGTACCGCAGCCGATCTGATCAAACTAGCTATGATACAAATTAATGAAAGACTTCACAAAGAAAGAAAATTAGGCTACATGGTTATACAAATTCATGATGAATTAATTTTTGAGCTTCCTGATTTTGAAATTCTCTCTATAGAACCCATGGTGCGGGAGATCATGCAAAATGTTTTTAAATTAAAAGTTCCTTTGATTGTAGATATCAGTATTGGCAAAAATTGGAAAGAATGTTAG
- the coaE gene encoding dephospho-CoA kinase (Dephospho-CoA kinase (CoaE) performs the final step in coenzyme A biosynthesis.) yields MLALSKVAVTGGLSCGKTSVCHFFKRFGAYVVSADDIVHRLLSPTTNLGQRVILLIGSDIVINNQIDRSKISQKVFKQPLLLKSLENILHPAVQDEIKKHYDLANQQENRKKLFVAEIPLLFEVRLENFYDTVISVVADLDKSKKRFQKATGKSIEEYEKRSARQLSIDEKAHRADYVIVNDSNLYDLEIETKKLMNILTH; encoded by the coding sequence ATGTTAGCATTGTCTAAAGTTGCCGTAACGGGCGGTCTTTCGTGTGGCAAGACATCAGTCTGTCATTTCTTTAAGAGGTTTGGCGCTTACGTGGTAAGTGCAGACGATATTGTGCACCGACTGCTTTCCCCTACCACGAATCTCGGTCAGCGCGTTATTCTACTAATTGGCAGCGATATAGTCATAAATAATCAAATCGATCGTTCTAAAATTTCACAAAAGGTATTCAAACAACCCTTATTACTTAAATCTCTTGAAAACATCCTGCATCCTGCAGTTCAAGATGAAATTAAGAAACACTATGATTTAGCTAATCAACAAGAAAACAGAAAAAAATTATTTGTAGCTGAAATTCCCTTGCTTTTTGAAGTTAGGCTAGAGAATTTCTATGATACGGTGATTAGTGTCGTAGCTGATTTAGACAAAAGTAAAAAGCGTTTTCAAAAAGCTACAGGAAAAAGTATTGAAGAATATGAAAAGCGCTCAGCAAGGCAGCTGTCTATCGATGAAAAAGCTCATAGGGCTGATTATGTTATTGTCAACGATAGCAACCTATACGATTTAGAAATTGAAACAAAAAAGTTAATGAACATTTTAACCCATTAA
- the rho gene encoding transcription termination factor Rho, whose product MDPENTHSETHYSTFEEGEENQQEHPSINTTAIVPPGETIKIAEIQRMNIDQLNAFSKKIGLKHLGSLTKSQMVFEIVKALSENPAEILYGEGVLEILPDGFGFLRSPNYNYLPSAEDIYVSPAQIRRFDLKKGDTLSGTIRPPKDKEKYFALLKVDKINGKTPEKARERILFENLTALYPSKRMVMETTKDKLSTRVLDLAAPIGKGQRGLIVAPPRTGKTIILQNIANAIAINNPEVIVIVLMIGERPEEVTDMQRIVKGEVVSSTFDEPPERHVQVAEMVIEKARRLVEHGNDVVVLLDSITRLARAYNTIEPHSGKILTGGVDANALHKPKRFFGAARNIEQGGSLTIIATALIDTGSRMDEVIFEEFKGTGNMELVLDRRLAERRIYPAIDIIKSGTRKEELLYHPNELEKVYLLRQAVADLAPNDAMNLVLGRLKKTNSNVEFLLSMKE is encoded by the coding sequence ATGGATCCAGAAAACACTCATTCAGAGACGCACTACTCTACCTTTGAAGAGGGCGAAGAGAATCAACAAGAGCACCCATCTATCAACACGACAGCTATTGTTCCCCCCGGCGAAACAATTAAAATCGCTGAAATTCAGCGCATGAATATCGACCAATTAAACGCGTTCAGTAAAAAAATTGGCCTTAAACACCTAGGATCTCTTACTAAATCTCAAATGGTTTTTGAAATCGTCAAGGCGCTCTCAGAAAATCCTGCCGAGATTTTGTATGGTGAAGGCGTATTAGAAATTTTGCCTGACGGATTTGGCTTTCTGCGATCCCCCAACTATAATTATTTACCTTCTGCAGAAGATATCTACGTTTCTCCAGCGCAGATTAGACGTTTTGATTTAAAAAAGGGTGATACCCTTTCTGGGACTATTCGGCCTCCTAAAGACAAAGAAAAATACTTTGCTCTTCTCAAAGTAGATAAAATCAATGGAAAAACTCCAGAAAAAGCTCGCGAGCGCATTCTTTTTGAGAATTTAACAGCTCTGTATCCAAGCAAACGCATGGTCATGGAAACAACAAAAGATAAGCTATCCACGCGTGTGTTGGATCTTGCAGCTCCTATAGGTAAAGGCCAGCGTGGGCTAATTGTAGCCCCCCCTCGTACAGGTAAGACGATTATTCTTCAAAATATTGCTAATGCTATAGCTATTAATAATCCGGAAGTCATTGTTATCGTCCTCATGATCGGCGAAAGACCTGAGGAAGTAACAGACATGCAGAGAATTGTTAAGGGAGAAGTTGTTTCTTCAACTTTTGATGAGCCCCCTGAAAGACACGTGCAAGTAGCAGAAATGGTTATCGAAAAAGCAAGGAGATTAGTTGAGCATGGCAATGACGTCGTTGTTCTGCTAGACTCTATCACAAGACTCGCCCGTGCCTATAATACTATAGAACCTCATTCCGGGAAAATTTTGACAGGTGGTGTAGATGCTAATGCTTTACATAAACCTAAACGTTTCTTTGGCGCCGCAAGGAATATCGAGCAGGGAGGTTCACTGACAATTATTGCCACCGCATTAATTGATACAGGATCCCGTATGGATGAGGTTATTTTTGAAGAATTTAAAGGTACAGGCAATATGGAGCTAGTGCTTGATCGACGTTTAGCTGAGCGACGTATTTATCCAGCGATTGATATTATTAAGAGTGGAACTCGTAAGGAAGAGCTTCTTTACCATCCTAACGAATTAGAAAAGGTTTATTTACTACGACAAGCCGTTGCTGATCTAGCACCCAACGATGCGATGAATCTAGTGTTAGGCCGCCTGAAAAAAACTAATAGCAATGTGGAATTTTTATTATCTATGAAAGAATAA